In Euphorbia lathyris chromosome 10, ddEupLath1.1, whole genome shotgun sequence, a single genomic region encodes these proteins:
- the LOC136209977 gene encoding uncharacterized protein isoform X3, translating into MESISALVKASNALRKKLNIILPQLKLESNDWACSSNCIPQSTPIEADVSIPNEAGRSVPTEVELCLLFCSMFPEGFRLPIEDLVMYGMALNLFEDVHNMSQARCRVDSLIEFINHRMPPYYLNKLCLWEEEYGDRYVKILYSALDLAKLIASKYQLAFCPESMKRTWPSTDWEKYCYGLSLVLRRINQHPVYLECPKLAFLQLQHIQDSQSIPADLFEGIKELLVLSLDVPSLPHSLDVLSNLRMLRLKVLRFEDMSCIGGLIDLEFLSISTPSLTDIPKEMGQLGNLRLLDLRKMNIAWFPPGVLSRMLKLEELYLPLSFRRWGCRAQDEHDDYDEWGSWEEDDYDDKERINASIKEINDGERMNASISEIVSCSLNALQIVVPKASIFPKKAPIFKNMQRFKILVPNNLKYRPLGKWYSLNVLQLTGDAYDIKESGICDLMSRTEELNLTRVRNLKNVMFELEDYDFPQLQKMIISECDELEYVVDAMEKQILSENNYLFSKLESLHLSILSNLKEIWHGRWTKLRWFENLSRISIRFCHKLNYVLPLSIVKGCALLKSVEILNCNEMEGIFFQDEEDVNPLVHYFIEELDLHSLPKLVGFLVHNDTSIDWVNDGTNPLTTNEIVSNSMEGSRLDGISVDDEEIIYPPPTSISRGKLPQLFSNIRGKLRQLVTNKQVSPIKNNDIVSHTETYAAFSSKLTEKWLQNLKRLKIAFCDAVEVIFQFEENHVTTRAFNSLKELELYGLRNLMHIWFSVPPEIIAFQNLQLLVLSECQNLYLFPPRVAKLLVQLQKVSINRCEKMEIILKEDENETENKISFPQLKLLELQHMPNLRTFSSGIYPIELPLVESLKFDQCNKMGAFSYGPLWTPMLGRIQINGSLYSIWGDLNATIERYMMGNCFGTPSNDAHPSSIISTNSSDFSAASQLREANPNSQILKAPNSLNCSVISSNGPSTVGSSNYTYREPSTIASEADGEENPNGQVKSSTSSPNSPLAGSSNDTYSESSTIISIPTSQCSVVTSEENEEANVYGQILEGPNYMKEFTFADLEIATKNFSSDNLLGKGGFGDVYKGWLKEKTFAPSRTGIGRAVAIKKCMQRSRHGFQQWQEILELNLCLGTCGSRYPLEQLGVLIFFIL; encoded by the exons ATGGAATCAATTAGTGCCCTTGTTAAGGCTTCCAATGCGTTGAGAAAGaagttaaatattattttgCCACAGCTGAAGTTAGAATCAAATGATTGGGCATGTAGCTCAAATTGTATACCTCAGTCTACACCAATTGAAGCCGATGTATCTATACCAAATGAAGCAGGCAGATCCGTACCAACTGAAGTTGAGTTATGCCTTTTGTTTTGTAGCATGTTTCCTGAAGGTTTTAGATTACCAATTGAAGATTTGGTTATGTATGGGATGGCTCTAAACTTGTTTGAAGATGTGCATAATATGTCTCAAGCAAGATGTAGAGTTGACAGTCTGATTGAGTTCATTAATCATCGAATGCCACCCTATTACCTAAATAAGCTTTGTTTGTGGGAGGAAGAGTACGGTGATCGATATGTCAAAATACTGTATAGTGCACTTGATTTAGCAAAGTTAATTGCCTCAAAATATCAATTAGCATTTTGCCCCGAGTCCATGAAGAGAACATGGCCAAGCACAGATTGGGAAAAATATTGCTATGGACTTTCACTTGTTCTTAGAAGAATCAACCAACACCCTGTTTATTTGGAGTGTCCAAAGCTTGCTTTCCTACAACTTCAACATATACAAGATTCACAAAGCATTCCAGCTGACCTTTTTGAAGGAATAAAGGAGCTCTTAGTTCTATCTTTGGACGTCCCATCACTGCCACACTCACTTGATGTCCTAAGTAATCTTAGAATGTTGCGTCTTAAGGTACTTAGATTTGAAGATATGTCTTGCATTGGAGGTCTGATAGATTTGgaatttctttcaatttctacCCCAAGTTTAACGGACATTCCTAAAGAGATGGGACAACTTGGTAATCTGAGGTTGCTCGACTTAAGAAAAATGAACATTGCATGGTTTCCACCAGGTGTATTATCGAGAATGTTGAAACTAGAAGAGTTGTACCTACCATTAAGCTTTAGAAGATGGGGATGTAGGGCACAAGACGAACATGATGATTATGATGAATGGGGATCATGGGAAGAAGATGATTATGATGACAAAGAGAGGATCAATGCAAGCATTAAAGAGATCAATGATGGAGAGAGAATGAATGCAAGTATTAGTGAAATAGTATCTTGTTCGCTAAATGCATTACAAATTGTCGTgccaaaagcttcaattttccCTAAGAAGGCACCTATTTTCAAGAACATGCAGCGGTTTAAAATTCTTGTGCCAAATAATCTGAAATATAGACCACTTGGAAAATGGTATTCATTAAATGTGTTGCAACTCACCGGTGATGCATATGATATCAAAGAAAGTGGTATTTGTGATTTGATGAGTAGAACTGAAGAATTGAATTTGACAAGAGTGCGGAATTTGAAGAATGTTATGTTCGAGCTTGAAGATTATGACTTTCCACAGTTACAGAAGATGATTATTTCTGAATGTGATGAACTAGAATACGTAGTTGATGCAATGGAAAAGCAAATTCTatcagaaaataattatttattctcGAAGTTGGAGAGTCTACATCTATCAATATTATCTAATCTAAAAGAAATATGGCATGGAAGATGGACAAAGTTACGATGGTTTGAGAACTTAAGTCGGATAAGCATAAGATTCTGTCACAAATTGAACTATGTGCTTCCGCTATCAATTGTTAAAGGATGCGCACTACTCAAAAGTGTAGAGATACTTAATTGTAATGAAATGGAGGGAATTTTCTTCCAAGACGAGGAGGATGTTAATCCCCTTGTGCATTACTTTATTGAAGAACTTGATTTGCATTCACTTCCAAAATTGGTTGGGTTTCTGGTACACAATGATACTTCAATTGATTGGGTTAACGATGGCACCAATCCATTGACAACTAATGAG ATTGTCTCAAATAGCATGGAAGGATCAAGATTGGACGGAATTTCCGTTGATGATGAGGAAATCATTTATCCACCACCAACTTCAATAAGCAGAGGGAAACTGCCACAACTTTTTTCCAACATCAGAGGGAAACTGCGACAACTTGTTACCAACAAACAG GTTTCACCTATCAAGAACAATGACATAGTTAGCCATACGGAGACATACGCTGCATTTTCATCCAAATTGACGGAAAAATGGTtgcaaaatttgaaaagacttaaAATAGCATTTTGTGATGCAGTAGAAGTTATATTTCAGTTTGAGGAAAACCATGTTACTACTAGAGCCTTTAattctttgaaagagttagagctTTATGGTCTACGGAACTTAATGCATATATGGTTTTCAGTTCCACCAGAGATTATTGCCTTCCAGAACTTGCAACTTTTAGTTTTATCAGAATGTCAGAATTTATATCTCTTTCCGCCTCGAGTAGCCAAACTTTTGGTTCAGCTACAAAAAGTATCTATTAATCGTTGCGAGAAGATGGAAATTATTTTAAAAGAGGATGAAAATGAGACAGAAAACAAAATCTCGTTCCCTCAATTAAAGCTTTTGGAACTTCAACATATGCCCAATCTTAGGACTTTCTCAAGTGGGATTTATCCAATTGAATTACCTTTAGTGGAATCTTTGAAATTTGATCAATGCAATAAAATGGGAGCTTTCTCTTATGGACCGTTGTGGACGCCAATGCTGGGAAGAATACAAATAAATGGAAGCTTATATTCAATATGGGGAGATCTCAATGCAACTATAGAGCG ATACATGATGGGAAATTGCTTTGGGACTCCCTCAAATGATGCTCATCCTAGCTCCATAATCAGCACCAACAGTTCTGATTTTTCTGCAGCAAGTCAATTAAGAGAGGCAAATCCAAATAGTCAAATATTGAAGGCACCAAATTCTTTGAACTG CTCCGTAATTAGCTCCAACGGTCCTTCTACAGTAG GGTCATCAAATTATACTTACAGAGAACCTTCCACTATTGCAAGTGAAGCAGATGGAGAGGAAAATCCAAATGGTCAAGTGAAGAG CTCCACAAGCAGCCCCAACAGTCCTTTAGCAG GGTCATCAAATGATACTTACAGCGAATCTTCAACTATTATTTCTATTCCAACAAGTCAATGCTCTGTTGTTacaagtgaagaaaatgaagaggcAAATGTATATGGTCAAATATTGGAGGGACCAAATTACATGAAAGAGTTCACCTTTGCTGATCTGGAGATTGCTACAAAGAATTTCAGTTCAGATAATTTGTTGGGTAAAGGTGGTTTTGGTGACGTATATAAAGGATGGCTAAAAGAAAAGACTTTTGCACCCTCCAGAACTGGCATTGGAAGAGCAGTTGCTATCAAGAAATGCATGCAAAGAAGTAGACATGGGTTTCAGCAGTGGCAG gaaATCCTGGAATTGAACCTTTGTCTTGGGACATGCGGATCAAGATATCCATTGGAGCAGCTCGGGGTCTTAATTTTCTtcatactttaa